A genomic window from Bacteroidota bacterium includes:
- the trxA gene encoding thioredoxin has product MALEFTDANFKQTVLDSEKLSVIDFWAEWCGPCRVVGPVIEELAKQYDGKVNIGKVNVDFNPEISMMYGIRNIPTILFVKGGQVVDKQVGAVPKSVLDAKVQQHL; this is encoded by the coding sequence ATGGCATTAGAATTTACCGATGCGAATTTCAAGCAGACAGTGCTTGACAGCGAAAAACTTTCAGTAATCGATTTTTGGGCAGAATGGTGCGGTCCGTGCCGTGTTGTTGGCCCTGTTATTGAAGAACTTGCAAAACAATATGACGGAAAAGTAAACATTGGAAAAGTGAATGTTGACTTCAACCCAGAAATTTCAATGATGTATGGTATCAGAAATATACCTACCATTTTGTTTGTTAAGGGTGGGCAGGTTGTAGACAAACAAGTTGGGGCTGTGCCTAAAAGCGTGTTGGATGCTAAAGTACAACAACACTTATAA
- a CDS encoding DUF58 domain-containing protein, giving the protein MNGQLISLKDLRQVENLELIAKQVVEGFILGLHKSPFHGFSVEFAEHRIYNPGEATRHIDWKVFGRTDKLFTKKYEEETNLRCQIVIDASSSMYFPEPDKKSTGLHVNKLIFSTICASAIIHLLKLQRDAAGLTIFTDDLLVHTKSGSSNVHHKLLQTHLEQFIGKSSRDVKTDAGKCLHLIAENIHRRSLVVIFSDMFEDTSKTEELFSALQHLKHNKHEVVVFHVTDKQHELDFTYDNRPYVFVDMETGEKVKLRSNEVKSFYTEQMTEYIKTLKLRCHQYHIDFVEADMNTGFKEVLLPYLVKRQKQR; this is encoded by the coding sequence ATGAACGGACAACTCATATCGCTGAAAGATCTCAGACAGGTTGAAAATCTGGAGCTTATCGCCAAACAGGTGGTGGAAGGATTTATCCTCGGATTACATAAAAGTCCGTTCCATGGTTTTTCCGTTGAGTTTGCCGAACATCGGATTTACAATCCCGGTGAAGCAACCAGGCATATCGACTGGAAAGTATTTGGCAGAACTGATAAATTATTTACCAAAAAATATGAAGAAGAAACCAACCTGCGCTGTCAGATTGTAATTGATGCTTCTTCCAGTATGTATTTTCCTGAACCGGATAAAAAATCGACAGGATTGCATGTAAATAAATTAATTTTTTCTACCATTTGTGCCAGTGCAATTATTCACCTGTTAAAATTACAGCGGGATGCAGCAGGCTTAACCATTTTTACGGATGACCTTTTAGTGCATACCAAATCGGGAAGCAGCAATGTGCATCATAAATTATTACAAACGCATTTAGAACAATTTATCGGCAAATCATCACGCGATGTAAAAACAGATGCCGGAAAATGTTTGCATTTAATTGCCGAAAATATTCATCGCAGAAGTTTGGTGGTAATTTTTAGTGATATGTTTGAAGATACTTCAAAAACAGAAGAATTGTTTTCTGCGCTGCAGCATCTGAAACATAATAAACATGAAGTGGTTGTATTTCACGTTACCGACAAACAACATGAATTAGATTTCACTTACGATAATCGCCCATATGTTTTTGTAGATATGGAAACAGGCGAAAAAGTTAAGTTGCGGAGTAATGAAGTAAAATCGTTTTACACCGAACAAATGACTGAGTACATCAAAACATTAAAACTCCGTTGTCACCAATATCATATCGATTTTGTTGAAGCAGATATGAATACGGGATTTAAAGAAGTGTTGTTACCTTATTTGGTTAAGCGACAAAAACAACGTTAA